A single Crateriforma conspicua DNA region contains:
- a CDS encoding alpha/beta hydrolase → MSKAKRSIALSRRVRRWLVEYWRSFSFVGLVFATLFFAASVTPSLLPRHYVTQGLLSGFSIAAGYALGVLLVWIYRFFELPHAPQKLQRIAKVATVIVVALCFVGGIRQMTFWQNSIRELMEMPSLQTADPYRTSAIAIVFAAVLVALTRMFIDSSVFAANQLNRFLPRRIAVTLGTILVTVIVWVVANGVVIRGLVNFADGVFLKADALIEEDIDHPSDAMACGSEESLVDWDSIGRQGKAFLVQGPSADEIGEFLDRDVPQPIRVYVGMRSAETPQQRAELALQELIRVGGFDRSVLVVATPTGTGWLDPSAVDTLEFIHGGDCAIVSTQYSYLPSWITILVDPKRSIVSADALFDVIYRYWTDLPADDRPRLYLQGLSLGALGSEVCADMYTIFEDPIQGAVWSGPPFPSQRWNEIVRDRQPDSPAWLPVYRDSRLVRFTAAKNALNPSRPWGAMRNVYIQHASDPMIWFSPNLAWHRPDWLTEPRGPDVSPFLRWFPVVTFLQVAFDMPMATSVPIGYGHNYAPSAYIDAWTSVTEPAQWNDDLSRQLKEKFKAKGTPKP, encoded by the coding sequence TCACCCAGGGCTTGCTGTCGGGGTTTTCGATCGCCGCCGGATACGCATTGGGCGTTTTGCTGGTTTGGATCTATCGCTTCTTCGAACTTCCCCACGCGCCCCAGAAGCTTCAGCGGATCGCCAAGGTTGCGACCGTGATCGTGGTGGCGTTGTGTTTCGTCGGGGGCATTCGCCAGATGACTTTCTGGCAGAATTCGATTCGCGAATTGATGGAGATGCCAAGTCTGCAAACGGCGGATCCCTATCGCACCAGCGCGATTGCGATCGTCTTTGCCGCCGTGCTTGTCGCGTTGACACGCATGTTCATCGATTCGTCGGTGTTCGCCGCGAATCAGCTGAATCGATTTTTGCCGCGACGGATTGCGGTGACGTTGGGAACGATCTTGGTGACTGTGATCGTTTGGGTGGTCGCCAATGGTGTCGTCATTCGCGGGTTGGTGAACTTTGCCGATGGTGTGTTTTTGAAAGCGGATGCGTTGATCGAAGAAGACATCGATCATCCCAGCGACGCGATGGCATGTGGCAGCGAAGAATCGCTGGTCGATTGGGATTCGATCGGGCGTCAGGGCAAGGCTTTCCTGGTGCAAGGTCCCAGTGCCGACGAAATCGGTGAATTTCTTGACCGTGATGTTCCGCAACCGATTCGCGTCTATGTGGGCATGCGTTCGGCGGAAACGCCGCAGCAGCGGGCGGAATTGGCCCTGCAGGAATTGATCCGGGTCGGCGGTTTCGACCGCAGCGTGCTGGTCGTTGCGACGCCCACGGGAACCGGTTGGTTGGACCCGTCGGCGGTCGACACTTTGGAGTTCATTCACGGCGGCGATTGCGCGATTGTCAGCACGCAATATTCCTACTTGCCCAGTTGGATCACGATTCTGGTGGATCCCAAGCGTTCGATCGTTTCGGCGGACGCGTTGTTCGATGTGATCTATCGTTACTGGACCGACTTGCCGGCCGACGACCGACCGCGGCTATATTTGCAAGGGCTAAGTCTGGGGGCGCTCGGGTCGGAAGTATGTGCCGACATGTACACGATTTTCGAAGACCCGATTCAGGGGGCGGTTTGGAGCGGCCCGCCTTTTCCAAGCCAGCGTTGGAACGAAATCGTTCGCGACCGCCAGCCGGATTCGCCGGCCTGGTTGCCCGTGTATCGGGACAGCCGTTTGGTCCGTTTCACCGCAGCTAAAAATGCGTTGAACCCGTCACGGCCTTGGGGAGCGATGCGAAACGTCTACATCCAACATGCCAGTGATCCGATGATCTGGTTTTCACCGAACCTTGCCTGGCACCGACCGGATTGGTTGACCGAGCCGCGGGGCCCGGACGTGTCGCCGTTTTTGCGATGGTTTCCGGTAGTGACGTTCTTGCAGGTGGCTTTTGACATGCCGATGGCGACCAGCGTTCCGATCGGCTACGGACACAACTATGCCCCATCGGCTTACATCGATGCGTGGACCTCGGTGACCGAACCGGCGCAGTGGAATGACGATCTGAGCCGACAGTTAAAAGAAAAGTTCAAAGCCAAGGGCACCCCCAAGCCATAG
- a CDS encoding methyltransferase domain-containing protein, whose protein sequence is MRLTAIQTDDVGQRFSSAATTYDRHADVQDRVAADLMRWIGRTPPGPKTSPDRILEIGCGTGRLTVRLAGRFATSQLTAIDLSAAMVNVARQKLPDDHSATLIPGDLRDFDAPPFDLVTSASAIHWILPIDNAFAAVDRLTIPGGRVVMAWMIEGTLGELHNARLRMVPDKPPQSALPAWPQCLDAIERTGWTVHRTDQRTYPTRHRSAMHLLRAIHDQGLTGGPFSRAQTPLSRGELAAVMRDYQQRHGQDDDTVSASYVVGFVDATKPA, encoded by the coding sequence ATGAGGCTGACGGCAATACAGACTGACGACGTCGGACAGCGTTTTTCGTCAGCGGCGACGACCTACGATCGCCACGCCGACGTTCAAGATCGCGTGGCGGCGGATTTAATGCGCTGGATCGGCCGCACTCCGCCGGGCCCAAAAACATCGCCCGACCGCATTCTGGAAATCGGCTGTGGGACCGGACGCTTGACCGTTCGCCTGGCCGGTCGCTTTGCCACGTCCCAATTGACGGCGATCGATTTGAGCGCCGCAATGGTCAACGTGGCGCGGCAAAAACTGCCAGACGATCACTCTGCCACGCTGATCCCCGGTGACTTGCGTGATTTCGACGCACCGCCGTTCGATTTGGTCACCAGTGCATCGGCGATCCACTGGATTTTGCCGATCGACAACGCCTTTGCCGCCGTCGACCGTTTGACCATTCCGGGTGGGCGCGTCGTCATGGCCTGGATGATCGAAGGCACGTTGGGCGAACTGCACAACGCGCGTCTTCGCATGGTTCCCGACAAACCGCCCCAGTCCGCCCTTCCGGCTTGGCCGCAATGCCTGGACGCGATCGAACGAACCGGTTGGACCGTTCATCGTACCGACCAACGGACTTATCCGACGCGTCACCGGTCGGCGATGCATTTGTTGCGGGCCATCCATGACCAAGGGTTGACCGGCGGCCCGTTTTCACGGGCACAAACACCGCTCAGCCGTGGTGAACTGGCCGCCGTCATGCGTGACTATCAACAACGACATGGTCAGGACGACGATACCGTGTCGGCCAGTTACGTCGTGGGATTCGTCGACGCGACCAAGCCCGCTTGA
- a CDS encoding alpha/beta fold hydrolase, whose product MQSTVLMISGWSYGAGALAPLAQRLPGHMDSISLSAEEVLTSDRMDRFLRDDRQYMLVGWSMGGMLALHWLARQPNLFKAMVLVGSTAKFSSGDGHHDGVPKSRLRAMSLGLQRDPTNVLARFDRLAAEPHPVHPSVTEWRQANEPSTDLDAKQRDESLAAGLRFLSSSDFRPLLATVTVPTLILHGEDDEVIPARAATEMAHRIKDSHLEFRAQIGHDLPVRDPTWVAERIEQFWTSDEADGNTD is encoded by the coding sequence ATGCAATCCACTGTCCTAATGATCAGCGGTTGGTCCTACGGCGCTGGCGCCCTGGCCCCACTGGCCCAGCGGCTGCCGGGACACATGGATTCGATTTCGTTGTCGGCCGAAGAAGTGCTGACGTCGGACCGGATGGATCGTTTCCTGCGTGACGACCGCCAATACATGTTGGTCGGATGGTCGATGGGCGGCATGTTGGCGCTGCACTGGCTGGCCCGCCAGCCGAATCTTTTTAAGGCGATGGTGTTGGTCGGCAGCACCGCGAAGTTCAGCAGCGGCGACGGTCATCACGACGGCGTGCCGAAATCACGGCTGCGGGCAATGTCGTTGGGGCTGCAGCGGGACCCGACCAACGTCCTTGCACGATTCGACCGTCTGGCGGCCGAACCACATCCGGTGCACCCGAGTGTGACCGAATGGCGACAAGCGAACGAACCATCGACGGACCTGGACGCCAAACAGCGTGACGAATCGCTGGCGGCTGGGTTGAGATTTCTGTCATCCAGCGACTTTCGTCCGCTTCTGGCCACCGTCACCGTGCCCACGTTGATTCTGCACGGCGAAGACGATGAAGTGATCCCCGCGCGGGCTGCGACGGAAATGGCACACCGAATCAAAGATTCGCACCTGGAATTTCGAGCCCAAATCGGCCACGATCTACCTGTACGCGATCCCACTTGGGTCGCCGAGCGGATCGAGCAGTTTTGGACCAGTGATGAGGCTGACGGCAATACAGACTGA
- a CDS encoding efflux RND transporter periplasmic adaptor subunit translates to MTRLRDWGLPAAVLLFLSPCGCNRKEANKYEAPPPQPVGVSTAVITSYTPFLEKEGTTEPVNAADVRAQVSGVLQSQKFTALQDIAKGTDLYLIEPDQYEAEQKAAQADVENANAAIAVAEAAVGVAKAEAERAKLDFDRQQRLLQRDAASKAEFDAAKAANDAAQANLKSAESQVAAARAQLQTAQAALGIADLNVQYTKVKAPINGRISKTSVKEGNLVEVGSLLATIVDESKMFANFTISDRELLRFMRSDRSRGEAEFDLVKFQARDAYLKREGDEGFAFKGKLEYADAKGIDVATGTLAVRAVFDNEDERLLPGLFVTVRIPESQAVEATFVPELSVQRDQRGEYLLLVDDQNIVQRESVSVIKRMNGWARLTESLSPQQKIVVSGLQKAQVGRPVTPVDVTLDLDADALTRGMNENPTDEAEEQLAEKMSEAAESNDDGVADGQE, encoded by the coding sequence ATGACACGCCTTCGAGACTGGGGACTGCCGGCCGCGGTGCTGCTGTTCCTTTCACCCTGCGGTTGCAACCGCAAGGAAGCCAACAAATACGAAGCACCGCCGCCGCAACCGGTCGGTGTGTCGACCGCGGTGATTACAAGTTACACGCCTTTCTTGGAAAAAGAGGGCACGACCGAGCCGGTCAATGCAGCCGATGTTCGCGCCCAGGTCAGTGGCGTTTTGCAATCGCAGAAATTCACCGCGTTGCAAGACATCGCCAAAGGCACCGATCTGTATCTGATCGAACCGGATCAGTACGAAGCGGAACAAAAGGCCGCTCAGGCCGACGTTGAAAATGCCAATGCCGCAATCGCCGTTGCCGAAGCGGCGGTTGGGGTGGCCAAGGCAGAAGCCGAACGAGCCAAGCTGGATTTCGATCGCCAGCAACGATTGTTGCAACGTGATGCCGCGTCCAAAGCCGAATTTGACGCCGCCAAAGCCGCCAATGATGCCGCGCAAGCCAACCTAAAATCGGCGGAATCTCAAGTCGCCGCCGCCCGTGCCCAACTGCAAACCGCCCAGGCCGCGTTGGGGATCGCGGACCTGAACGTCCAGTACACCAAAGTGAAGGCGCCGATCAACGGACGGATTTCGAAGACGTCCGTGAAGGAAGGCAATCTGGTCGAAGTCGGATCTTTGTTGGCCACGATCGTTGACGAAAGCAAAATGTTTGCCAACTTCACCATCAGCGATCGCGAATTGTTGCGATTCATGCGGTCGGATCGCAGTCGCGGGGAAGCCGAATTTGATCTGGTGAAGTTTCAAGCACGTGACGCTTACTTGAAACGTGAAGGCGACGAAGGCTTCGCTTTCAAAGGCAAATTGGAATACGCCGATGCCAAGGGGATCGATGTCGCCACCGGGACACTGGCGGTGCGAGCCGTTTTCGACAATGAAGATGAACGGCTTTTGCCGGGGTTGTTTGTCACCGTTCGAATCCCCGAATCCCAGGCGGTGGAGGCAACGTTTGTTCCCGAGTTGTCGGTCCAGCGTGACCAGCGTGGTGAATACTTGTTGTTGGTCGACGATCAAAACATCGTGCAGCGGGAAAGCGTCAGCGTGATCAAGCGAATGAACGGTTGGGCTCGGCTGACCGAATCGCTTTCGCCGCAGCAAAAGATCGTCGTCAGTGGTTTGCAAAAGGCCCAGGTCGGACGCCCCGTTACACCCGTCGACGTCACGTTGGACTTGGATGCCGACGCGCTGACCCGAGGCATGAACGAAAATCCGACTGATGAGGCTGAAGAACAGCTGGCGGAAAAAATGTCTGAAGCAGCCGAGTCAAATGACGACGGCGTTGCGGACGGACAGGAATAG
- a CDS encoding efflux RND transporter permease subunit, translated as MSKFFIFRPIFAAVISIVIVIAGVVSFFALPVAKFPPISPPTVSVTAMYPGADAKTIAETVATPIEQQVNGVEGMLYMSSASANDGSYSLTVTFELGTDMDIASVLVQNRVAIAEPRLPFEVRQQGITTRKRSTQILQFLSLTSPDESYNALFLSNYALSVRDELSRIKGVGDVQVFGVGDYSMRVWLEPEKLRQRGLTTQDVVDAISEQNIQVAAGQVGAEPAPPGTAYQLTVNARGRLVQPEEFANIIIRAEQGGRVLRVGDIARVELGGQNYVYNSQYNGVPSASIGIYQLPGANAIETAALIRDRMDELAASNNWPDGVQFDIPFDSTLFVEASVVEVYKTLVSAVVLVVLVIFIFLQDWRATIVPVVAIPVSLIGTFMIMNVAGFSINMLSLFGIVLAIGIVVDDAIVVVENTTRHLEDGLSSKDAAVKAMDEITGPVIATTLVLLAVFVPCAFMPGITGELFRQFALTISAAVLISTLNALTLSPALCGILLRPPKESTFVGFRWFNRGFDSATNGYTAIVRRIVRFVFGVGLVYAGLLLLIGWGFGSLPTGFVPEEDQGYLMVNVQLPDAASRQRTDRVIDQLDKIYNNTPGVANTLSVSGYSLLSGYADSNVAFSVVVLKPWEERETPEEQLPGILKHLREQFAQLQDAVVFPFTPPPIDGLGNAGGFQMELLDQGASGYEQLQNAATDVVETASGQSRLAALNSSFRANVPQLFADVDRLKAKTQDVPLGTVFGTLQAYLGSAYVNDFTYNNRTYQVRLQADASERANASDILRLDVRNIHGEMIPMSSIVNVRDEFGPSVVKRYNLYPSASINGSPAPGTSSGEALNLMEQITQSRLAPGFGFAWTGMSYQEKLAGGGQLAIFGLAILAVFLVLAAQYESWTSPAAVILVVPLAVLGVILALVVRGADNNVYTQIGIVLLVALASKNAILIVEFASQQRREGMDIGQAAVSAASLRFRAILMTAFSSILGFLPLIVSSGAGAASRRAVGNAVVGGMIAATFFSLLLVPTFFFVMQTVAEWGSRRGSSGDDPPQPGATESA; from the coding sequence ATGTCCAAGTTCTTTATCTTCCGTCCGATCTTCGCCGCGGTCATCTCCATCGTGATCGTGATCGCCGGCGTCGTTTCGTTCTTTGCCCTGCCCGTGGCAAAGTTCCCGCCGATTTCGCCGCCCACAGTGTCGGTCACCGCGATGTATCCCGGTGCCGATGCCAAGACAATTGCTGAAACGGTGGCCACGCCCATTGAACAACAGGTCAACGGTGTCGAAGGCATGTTGTACATGTCATCGGCCAGCGCGAATGACGGCAGCTACAGCTTGACGGTGACGTTCGAACTGGGCACCGACATGGACATCGCATCGGTGCTGGTTCAAAACCGGGTCGCCATCGCGGAGCCGCGTTTGCCGTTCGAAGTCCGCCAGCAGGGGATCACCACGCGAAAGCGTTCGACACAGATCTTGCAGTTCTTGTCGCTGACCAGCCCGGACGAATCTTACAACGCGTTGTTCCTTAGCAATTACGCGCTGTCGGTGCGTGACGAACTTAGCCGGATCAAGGGGGTCGGAGACGTCCAAGTGTTTGGCGTTGGCGATTACAGCATGCGTGTTTGGCTGGAGCCGGAAAAACTTCGGCAACGGGGACTGACGACCCAAGATGTGGTCGATGCGATCAGCGAGCAAAACATTCAGGTGGCCGCGGGACAAGTCGGGGCCGAACCGGCGCCACCGGGGACCGCCTATCAATTGACGGTCAACGCCCGCGGTCGATTGGTCCAACCGGAAGAGTTCGCCAACATCATCATTCGCGCCGAACAGGGCGGACGCGTTCTACGGGTCGGCGACATCGCGCGTGTGGAATTGGGTGGACAAAACTATGTCTATAACTCCCAGTACAACGGCGTGCCGTCGGCGTCGATCGGGATCTATCAATTGCCCGGTGCCAATGCGATCGAAACGGCCGCTCTGATCCGCGATCGGATGGACGAATTGGCCGCCAGCAATAACTGGCCCGATGGTGTGCAGTTCGACATCCCCTTTGATTCGACTCTGTTCGTTGAAGCATCCGTCGTGGAGGTTTACAAGACGCTGGTGTCGGCTGTCGTGCTGGTCGTCCTGGTGATCTTTATCTTTTTGCAAGATTGGCGAGCCACAATCGTTCCGGTGGTGGCCATCCCGGTTTCCCTGATCGGGACGTTCATGATCATGAATGTCGCCGGTTTTTCGATCAACATGCTGTCGTTGTTCGGGATCGTTCTGGCGATCGGGATCGTGGTCGATGACGCGATTGTGGTGGTTGAAAATACCACCCGACACTTGGAGGACGGTTTGTCGTCCAAGGATGCCGCCGTCAAAGCGATGGACGAAATCACCGGTCCGGTGATCGCGACCACGCTGGTGCTGTTGGCCGTCTTCGTTCCCTGTGCCTTCATGCCGGGAATCACCGGGGAACTGTTTCGCCAGTTCGCGTTGACGATTTCTGCGGCGGTGTTGATCAGTACGCTGAACGCATTGACGCTAAGCCCCGCCCTGTGTGGGATCCTGTTGCGACCACCGAAGGAAAGCACCTTTGTCGGATTCCGATGGTTCAACCGTGGCTTTGATTCGGCCACCAATGGATACACCGCCATCGTTCGCCGAATCGTCCGGTTCGTCTTCGGCGTGGGACTGGTTTACGCGGGGCTGTTGTTGCTGATCGGTTGGGGGTTTGGATCGTTGCCGACCGGATTCGTTCCGGAGGAAGATCAGGGCTATTTGATGGTCAACGTCCAGCTACCCGATGCCGCATCGCGGCAACGAACCGATCGTGTGATCGATCAACTGGACAAGATCTACAACAACACGCCGGGGGTCGCCAACACACTTTCGGTTTCCGGATATTCGTTGCTTAGCGGCTATGCCGACAGCAACGTCGCGTTCAGTGTCGTCGTGCTGAAGCCCTGGGAGGAACGCGAAACGCCCGAGGAACAATTGCCCGGTATTCTGAAACACTTAAGAGAGCAGTTTGCCCAGTTGCAGGATGCTGTCGTGTTTCCGTTCACCCCACCACCGATCGACGGTTTGGGCAATGCCGGCGGTTTCCAAATGGAACTGTTGGACCAAGGGGCCAGCGGGTACGAACAGCTGCAGAACGCGGCCACCGACGTGGTCGAAACGGCATCGGGCCAATCTCGCTTGGCCGCACTGAACAGTTCGTTTCGTGCCAACGTGCCCCAGTTGTTTGCCGACGTCGATCGCTTGAAGGCTAAAACGCAAGATGTCCCGCTGGGGACCGTGTTTGGAACGCTGCAAGCCTACCTTGGGTCGGCCTATGTCAACGATTTCACCTACAACAACCGGACCTACCAAGTTCGGTTGCAAGCCGATGCATCGGAGCGGGCCAACGCCAGCGATATCTTACGCTTGGACGTTCGGAACATTCATGGCGAGATGATCCCGATGTCATCGATCGTCAATGTTCGCGATGAATTCGGTCCGTCGGTGGTGAAACGATACAACTTGTATCCCAGTGCTTCGATCAACGGGTCACCTGCGCCGGGGACCAGTTCGGGAGAGGCTCTGAATTTGATGGAACAGATCACGCAGTCACGCTTGGCACCCGGCTTCGGGTTTGCTTGGACGGGGATGTCGTACCAAGAAAAATTGGCCGGCGGCGGGCAATTGGCAATCTTCGGGCTGGCCATCTTGGCCGTGTTCCTGGTTTTGGCCGCCCAGTACGAAAGTTGGACCAGCCCTGCGGCGGTGATTTTGGTGGTGCCTTTGGCCGTTTTGGGGGTGATCTTGGCGCTGGTCGTCCGCGGGGCCGACAACAACGTGTACACCCAGATCGGAATCGTCCTGTTGGTCGCTCTGGCCAGTAAGAATGCGATTCTGATTGTCGAATTCGCCAGCCAGCAGCGACGCGAAGGCATGGACATTGGACAGGCCGCCGTCAGTGCAGCGTCGCTGCGTTTTCGCGCGATCTTGATGACCGCATTTTCGTCCATCTTGGGCTTTTTGCCGTTGATCGTTTCCAGTGGTGCGGGGGCCGCCAGCCGCCGTGCGGTCGGCAACGCCGTGGTCGGCGGAATGATTGCCGCCACGTTTTTCTCGTTGCTGTTGGTGCCGACGTTCTTCTTTGTGATGCAGACGGTCGCCGAATGGGGCAGCCGCCGCGGTTCGTCCGGCGACGATCCGCCGCAGCCGGGGGCGACGGAATCCGCGTGA
- a CDS encoding rhodanese-like domain-containing protein codes for MQTISVDRMAQLSNESDVELIDVRTPVEFREVHAQGAKNVPLESLDAAAFLRSRNGSAGQPLYVICRSGNRAAQACKKFADAGLEDVVNVEGGTSAWDAAGLPVVRGKKAISLERQVRIVAGFLALLGAVLGYFVHPAFIGLSGFIGAGLMFAGITDTCGMGMVLARMPWNQVGDSCSSGKCSA; via the coding sequence ATGCAAACGATTTCCGTGGACCGGATGGCCCAGTTGTCGAACGAATCCGATGTCGAACTGATCGACGTCCGTACGCCCGTGGAGTTTCGTGAGGTTCACGCCCAGGGTGCCAAAAACGTGCCGTTGGAATCACTGGATGCGGCCGCATTCTTGCGGTCACGCAACGGGTCGGCCGGGCAACCGTTGTATGTGATCTGTCGCAGCGGAAATCGGGCCGCCCAGGCGTGTAAGAAGTTTGCCGATGCCGGCTTGGAAGACGTCGTTAACGTCGAAGGCGGCACGTCGGCGTGGGACGCCGCAGGCTTGCCGGTGGTGCGTGGAAAGAAAGCAATTTCGCTGGAACGCCAGGTCCGCATTGTCGCCGGGTTCCTGGCACTGCTTGGTGCCGTGCTGGGGTACTTTGTCCATCCCGCCTTCATTGGCCTGTCAGGTTTCATTGGCGCCGGATTGATGTTCGCCGGTATCACGGACACCTGTGGCATGGGGATGGTCTTGGCCCGAATGCCATGGAATCAAGTCGGTGACAGTTGCAGCAGCGGCAAGTGTTCGGCGTGA
- a CDS encoding DsrE family protein, with amino-acid sequence MNFPTTAGRLVLGLLVMALFCVDVAAQTGRGPGFGRGGGRGPGFGMGRGFRGGAGGGEQAGGPHAHDDRHDADHEVFQFLLSHHDKIRRTVTETDDGVITVTESDDPDIAAKIQEHVHWMKIRVDEIQPIRMRDPLFAELFRHADKIKMQHEDTEKGVRVIETSDDPAVASLIKAHAEVVSGFVANGFAEAMKNHAVPADVEAPKATQQPTSDSSVGTPLGQPRIPAGKPVFHLPDATQQPRSDSKLLIDVTQSSPADQTHDALETIAKYVNLYHAGGKDQQSPEIAVVLHGGATFIALNDDAYASRFGTKGNPNALRLRQLHQAGVEFYVCGQSLLHGNARPDDLVVFAQTAVSALTSLVNLQSDGFVCIDLK; translated from the coding sequence ATGAATTTCCCGACCACCGCCGGTCGACTAGTTTTGGGGCTGTTGGTCATGGCATTGTTTTGCGTGGATGTTGCCGCGCAAACCGGTCGCGGCCCAGGATTCGGACGCGGCGGTGGCCGTGGACCAGGATTCGGGATGGGACGTGGATTTCGCGGGGGCGCGGGCGGTGGTGAACAAGCCGGCGGACCCCACGCCCATGACGATCGTCACGATGCCGATCACGAAGTGTTTCAGTTCTTGCTGAGTCACCACGACAAGATTCGTCGCACGGTGACCGAAACCGATGACGGCGTGATCACGGTCACCGAATCGGACGATCCCGACATCGCGGCAAAGATTCAGGAGCACGTTCATTGGATGAAGATTCGCGTCGATGAGATTCAACCCATTCGGATGCGAGATCCTTTGTTTGCGGAACTGTTTCGGCACGCCGACAAAATCAAAATGCAGCACGAAGATACCGAAAAAGGTGTCCGTGTGATCGAAACTTCGGACGATCCGGCCGTCGCGTCTTTGATCAAAGCGCACGCTGAAGTGGTTTCGGGCTTTGTCGCAAACGGGTTTGCCGAAGCGATGAAGAACCATGCGGTCCCCGCCGACGTGGAAGCGCCGAAAGCGACGCAGCAGCCGACGTCCGATTCATCCGTCGGCACGCCGCTGGGCCAGCCACGGATTCCAGCCGGAAAACCAGTGTTCCACTTGCCTGATGCGACGCAGCAGCCTCGCAGCGATAGCAAGCTGTTGATCGACGTGACGCAAAGTAGCCCCGCTGACCAGACCCACGATGCATTGGAGACGATTGCCAAGTACGTCAACTTGTACCATGCCGGTGGCAAAGATCAGCAGAGCCCCGAAATCGCGGTCGTGCTGCACGGCGGCGCCACCTTCATCGCACTGAACGATGATGCGTATGCGTCGCGTTTCGGCACCAAGGGCAATCCGAATGCGTTGCGTTTGCGACAGTTGCACCAAGCCGGCGTGGAGTTCTATGTGTGTGGTCAATCACTGTTGCATGGCAACGCACGTCCCGACGATCTGGTCGTCTTCGCGCAGACTGCGGTTTCTGCGTTGACCAGCCTCGTCAATCTGCAAAGCGATGGCTTTGTTTGCATTGATTTGAAATAG
- a CDS encoding DUF3565 domain-containing protein, which produces MKHPICGYHRDEEGHWVAQLACGHNQHVRHDPPWMIRTWVTSRRGRDAMLGYLLDCKKCDEHAPPDERP; this is translated from the coding sequence ATGAAGCATCCCATTTGTGGATACCACCGCGACGAAGAAGGCCACTGGGTGGCTCAATTGGCGTGTGGGCACAATCAACACGTCCGCCACGATCCGCCATGGATGATCCGGACGTGGGTCACATCACGTCGTGGCCGCGACGCGATGTTGGGCTATCTGCTGGATTGCAAGAAGTGCGACGAACACGCGCCGCCGGACGAAAGGCCCTAG
- the hmpA gene encoding NO-inducible flavohemoprotein, protein MLSEQTVAIVKEITPLVAANAETITRRFYERMFEANPEVRAFFNQAHQHTGGQQKALAGAICAYFTHIDNPGVLMPAVELIAQKHCSLNIKAEHYPIVGENLLAAIKDVMGDAATPEIVNAVAEAYQFLAGILISREADIYQHQQSQPGGWTGKRSFVVQRKVCESSEVTSFYLRPADDEPLPTFQAGQYITVHIDHPETPTSPRNYSLSDCPDQPHYRISVKREKGPQESAPGGLISNHLHDSIDAGQTVDLGPPCGEFTLDLVRSAERPVVLLAGGIGVTPLLSMAKTLVNRAIDTPICFVQAARNSDVHAFANEIEELAGRHDDFTYKVLYDTPPDAGQGRRCDHVGFLSADLIGQWTPYGDADFYFCGPKPFMASVENALEQLGVDPSCMRYEFFGPKQELSQVT, encoded by the coding sequence ATGCTAAGCGAACAAACTGTCGCGATTGTCAAGGAAATCACTCCGCTGGTTGCCGCCAACGCGGAAACCATCACGCGTCGTTTTTACGAGCGGATGTTCGAAGCGAATCCGGAAGTCCGGGCATTCTTCAACCAAGCTCACCAACACACCGGGGGCCAGCAAAAGGCGCTGGCCGGCGCGATATGTGCCTATTTCACACACATCGATAATCCGGGCGTGCTGATGCCGGCGGTCGAATTGATCGCGCAAAAGCACTGCTCGCTGAACATCAAAGCGGAACACTATCCGATCGTTGGCGAAAACTTGTTGGCCGCGATCAAGGATGTCATGGGCGATGCCGCCACGCCGGAGATCGTCAATGCAGTGGCCGAGGCCTATCAGTTCTTGGCCGGCATCCTGATCTCACGCGAAGCGGACATTTACCAGCATCAGCAATCCCAACCCGGTGGTTGGACAGGAAAGCGGTCCTTTGTCGTCCAAAGAAAAGTCTGCGAGAGTTCGGAGGTGACATCGTTCTACCTTCGGCCGGCTGATGACGAACCGCTGCCCACGTTTCAGGCCGGTCAGTACATCACGGTCCACATTGATCATCCCGAAACGCCGACGTCGCCAAGGAATTACAGTCTTTCGGATTGCCCGGACCAACCGCATTACCGCATCAGTGTCAAACGCGAAAAGGGGCCACAGGAAAGTGCACCCGGTGGCCTGATATCGAATCATTTGCACGATTCAATCGACGCAGGTCAAACCGTGGATTTGGGGCCACCGTGTGGCGAGTTCACATTGGATCTTGTTCGATCGGCCGAACGTCCGGTGGTTCTTTTGGCCGGTGGGATCGGGGTGACGCCTTTGTTATCGATGGCGAAAACGCTGGTCAATCGGGCCATCGATACACCGATCTGCTTTGTCCAAGCGGCACGCAACAGCGACGTGCATGCGTTTGCGAATGAGATCGAAGAACTAGCGGGCCGGCACGACGACTTCACCTACAAGGTCTTGTACGACACGCCGCCGGATGCCGGCCAGGGTCGAAGGTGTGATCATGTGGGATTCCTTTCCGCGGACCTCATTGGTCAGTGGACGCCCTATGGGGACGCGGATTTTTATTTCTGTGGTCCCAAGCCGTTCATGGCATCCGTTGAGAACGCCCTGGAACAGTTGGGGGTCGATCCATCGTGCATGCGATATGAGTTTTTTGGCCCTAAACAGGAACTGAGCCAGGTGACATGA